The following proteins come from a genomic window of Erpetoichthys calabaricus chromosome 18, fErpCal1.3, whole genome shotgun sequence:
- the si:ch211-225b11.1 gene encoding sodium- and chloride-dependent GABA transporter 1 isoform X2: MLLLCGIPLLFMEFSIGQYTRLGPVHAMAKICPLLKGVGVATVAISFILCTYYNVIITWALYYLFNSFQSTMPWQTCNNTWNIPENCSSGFPGNATHLQSASQQFFDRNLLQKTDGIDQIGKMRWELFGLLILSWVIVYLCIFKGVHSTGKVVYFSATFPYIILIALLINNIQLPGAKNGILYFISPNWSKLSEIQVWVNAAAQIFNSIGISFGQMISMASYNKFNNNILRDTLIVSLTNSATSIFAGFVIFSAIGYMAHIHNLPVDNIATDGPGLVFVVYPEAFTTMPLASMWAALFFFMLLCLGIDSQFAMVEVMVTSLMDSFGKSLLKVLRRKELLVLVVCFVAFVLGIPNVAEGGIYVFQLLDHYTAVVSLMFLAFFEVTAVCWIFGVSRLSHIVNEMLGAPPNIFFKVCWAVISPLLVMTILISSVIQYSPARYGKDYTYPGWAEVLGWFMSLSSIIWIPLGAVHTLYTLPGSLLQRLKLSLLPCDEFFVPLKMPTSSSQLTALTKPPENTPLTLQESPL; the protein is encoded by the exons GTGTTGGAGTGGCGACTGTGGCAATTTCCTTCATACTCTGCACCTACTACAATGTGATTATCACTTGGGCCCTCTATTACCTGTTCAACTCGTTCCAGTCGACAATGCCTTGGCAGACCTGCAACAATACATGGAACATACCAGAAAACTGCTCCAGTGGCTTTCCAGGCAATGCCACCCACCTACAATCAGCCAGCCAGCAGTTCTTTGA TCGGAATCTCTTGCAGAAGACAGATGGAATTGATCAGATTGGGAAGATGCGCTGGGAACTATTTGGTCTCCTAATACTTTCTTGGGTTATCGTCTACCTGTGCATCTTTAAAGGAGTCCACTCGACGGGAAAG GTTGTCTACTTTTCAGCCACCTTTCCGTACATAATATTGATTGCTTTATTAATTAACAACATCCAGCTACCTGGTGCAAAAAATGGAATCCTCTATTTCATATCACCAAACTGGTCAAAATTATCAGAGATTCAG gtCTGGGTGAATGCAGCAGCTCAGATCTTCAACTCTATTGGCATCAGTTTTGGCCAAATGATCTCAATGGCAAGTTATAACAAATTTAACAACAACATTCTCAG GGACACGCTGATTGTCTCCCTTACCAATTCTGCTACCAGTATCTTTGCTGGTTTTGTCATTTTCTCTGCTATTGGCTACATGGCGCACATTCATAATCTGCCAGTTGACAATATAGCTACTGACG GTCCTGGCCTTGTCTTTGTTGTTTACCCAGAAGCCTTTACCACCATGCCATTGGCATCCATGTGGGCAGCCCTGTTTTTCTTTATGTTACTTTGTCTAGGAATAGACAGCCAG TTTGCAATGGTCGAAGTGATGGTGACCAGTCTTATGGACAGTTTTGGAAAGAGTCTACTGAAAGTCCTCCGAAGGAAAGAGTTGCTGGTCTTGGTGGTGTGTTTTGTGGCCTTTGTTCTTGGGATACCCAATGTTGCAGAG GGAGGAATATATGTCTTCCAGCTCCTGGATCACTACACTGCTGTTGTCTCCCTCATGTTCCTAGCTTTCTTTGAAGTCACTGCAGTCTGCTGGATTTTTG GTGTGTCTCGCTTGTCCCATATTGTTAATGAGATGCTTGGAGCTCCACCTAACATTTTCTTCAAGGTCTGCTGGGCCGTGATTTCCCCACTACTGGTCATG ACAATCCTGATCTCCAGTGTAATACAGTACAGTCCAGCACGCTATGGAAAGGACTACACCTACCCAGGCTGGGCTGAAGTGCTGGGCTGGTTTATGTCCCTGAGCTCCATTATCTGGATCCCTCTTGGAGCAGTGCACACCCTCTACACTCTACCAGGATCTCTGCTGCAG CGGCTGAAGCTGTCATTGTTGCCTTGTGATGAGTTCTTCGTTCCCCTGAAGATGCCCACATCCTCCAGTCAGTTGACAGCTTTGACAAAGCCACCTGAGAATACCCCTCTTACACTGCAGGAAAGCCCATTGTGA